The DNA region NNNNNNNNNNNNNNNNNNNNNNNNNNNNNNNNNNNNNNNNNNNNNNNNNNNNNNNNNNNNNNNNNNNNNNNNNNNNNNNNNNNNNNNNNNNNNNNNNNNNNNNNNNNNNNNNNNNNNNNNNNNNNNNNNNNNNNNNNNNNNNNNNNNNNNNNNNNNNNNNNNNNNNNNNNNNNNNNNNNNNNNNNNNNNNNNNNNNNNNNNNNNNNNNNNNNNNNNNNNNNNNNNNNNNNNNNNNNNNNNNNNNNNNNNNNNNNNNNNNNNNNNNNNNNNNNNNNNNNNNNNNNNNNNNNNNNNNNNNNNNNNNNNNNNNNNNNNNNNNNNNNNNNNNNNNNNNNNNNNNNNNNNNNNNNNNNNNNNNNNNNNNNNNNNNNNNNNNNNNNNNNNNNNNNNNNNNNNNNNNNNNNNNNNNNNNNNNNNNNNNNNNNNNNNNNNNNNNNNNNNNNNNNNNNNNNNNNNNNNNNNNNNNNNNNNNNNNNNNNNNNNNNNNNNNNNNNNNNNNNNNNNNNNNNNNNNNNNNNNNNNNNNNNNNNNNNNNNNNNNNNNNNNNNNNNNNNNNNNNNNNNNNNNNNNNNNNNNNNNNNNNNNNNNNNNNNNNNNNNNNNNNNNNNNNNNNNNNNNNNNNNNNNNNNNNNNNNNNNNNNNNNNNNNNNNNNNNNNNNNNNNNNNNNNNNNNNNNNNNNNNNNNNNNNNNNNNNNNNNNNNNNNNNNNNNNNNNNNNNNNNNNNNNNNNNNNNNNNNNNNNNNNNNNNNNNNNNNNNNNNNNNNNNNNNNNNNNNNNNNNNNNNNNNNNNNNNNNNNNNNNNNNNNNNNNNNNNNNNNNNNNNNNNNNNNNNNNNNNNNNNNNNNNNNNNNNNNNNNNNNNNNNNNNNNNNNNNNNNNNNNNNNNNNNNNNNNNNNNNNNNNNNNNNNNNNNNNNNNNNNNNNNNNNNNNNNNNNNNNNNNNNNNNNNNNNNNNNNNNNNNNNNNNNNNNNNNNNNNNNNNNNNNNNNNNNNNNNNNNNNNNNNNNNNNNNNNNNNNNNNNNNNNNNNNNNNNNNNNNNNNNNNNNNNNNNNNNNNNNNNNNNNNNNNNNNNNNNNNNNNNNNNNNNNNNNNNNNNNNNNNNNNNNNNNNNNNNNNNNNNNNNNNNNNNNNNNNNNNNNNNNNNNNNNNNNNNNNNNNNNNNNNNNNNNNNNNNNNNNNNNNNNNNNNNNNNNNNNNNNNNNNNNNNNNNNNNNNNNNNNNNNNNNNNNNNNNNNNNNNNNNNNNNNNNNNNNNNNNNNNNNNNNNNNNNNNNNNNNNNNNNNNNNNNNNNNNNNNNNNNNNNNNNNNNNNNNNNNNNNNNNNNNNNNNNNNNNNNNNNNNNNNNNNNNNNNNNNNNNNNNNNNNNNNNNNNNNNNNNNNNNNNNNNNNNNNNNNNNNNNNNNNNNNNNNNNNNNNNNNNNNNNNNNNNNNNNNNNNNNNNNNNNNNNNNNNNNNNNNNNNNNNNNNNNNNNNNNNNNNNNNNNNNNNNNNNNNNNNNNNNNNNNNNNNNNNNNNNNNNNNNNNNNNNNNNNNNNNNNNNNNNNNNNNNNNNNNNNNNNNNNNNNNNNNNNNNNNNNNNNNNNNNNNNNNNNNNNNNNNNNNNNNNNNNNNNNNNNNNNNNNNNNNNNNNNNNNNNNNNNNNNNNNNNNNNNNNNNNNNNNNNNNNNNNNNNNNNNNNNNNNNNNNNNNNNNNNNNNNNNNNNNNNNNNNNNNNNNNNNNNNNNNNNNNNNNNNNNNNNNNNNNNNNNNNNNNNNNNNNNNNNNNNNNNNNNNNNNNNNNNNNNNNNNNNNNNNNNNNNNNNNNNNNNNNNNNNNNNNNNNNNNNNNNNNNNNNNNNNNNNNNNNNNNNNNNNNNNNNNNNNNNNNNNNNNNNNNNNNNNNNNNNNNNNNNNNNNNNNNNNNNNNNNNNNNNNNNNNNNNNNNNNNNNNNNNNNNNNNNNNNNNNNNNNNNNNNNNNNNNNNNNNNNNNNNNNNNNNNNNNNNNNNNNNNNNNNNNNNNNNNNNNNNNNNNNNNNNNNNNNNNNNNNNNNNNNNNNNNNNNNNNNNNNNNNNNNNNNNNNNNNNNNNNNNNNNNNNNNNNNNNNNNNNNNNNNNNNNNNNNNNNNNNNNNNNNNNNNNNNNNNNNNNNNNNNNNNNNNNNNNNNNNNNNNNNNNNNNNNNNNNNNNNNNNNNNNNNNNNNNNNNNNNNNNNNNNNNNNNNNNNNNNNNNNNNNNNNNNNNNNNNNNNNNNNNNNNNNNNNNNNNNNNNNNNNNNNNNNNNNNNNNNNNNNNNNNNNNNNNNNNNNNNNNNNNNNNNNNNNNNNNNNNNNNNNNNNNNNNNNNNNNNNNNNNNNNNNNNNNNNNNNNNNNNNNNNNNNNNNNNNNNNNNNNNNNNNNNNNNNNNNNNNNNNNNNNNNNNNNNNNNNNNNNNNNNNNNNNNNNNNNNNNNNNNNNNNNNNNNNNNNNNNNNNNNNNNNNNNNNNNNNNNNNNNNNNNNNNNNNNNNNNNNNNNNNNNNNNNNNNNNNNNNNNNNNNNNNNNNNNNNNNNNNAGAAAAAATGAACTATATTGACATGAAGTATTTAGAGATAGTCTAAAACAGTATTGGTAAATAGAACTGCATATTTAGAGCTAAAACAGCAGACAGTCAGAAAAAATGAACTATATTGACATGAAGTATTTAGAGATAGTCTAAAACAGTATTGGTAAACAGAACTGCATATTTAGAGCTAAAGGATCTTACCAATCAATTGCTTGACATCTATTGCTGGATTACTTTTCAAAGTATGGAAGGGTATGGGTCTGTACATGTGGTAAGGGAAATTTTCAGACCTAGATTCTTTCATGATATTCTCATGATTGAACTGCAGCATGAACTCGTGCATGCTAGTCTTGTACGTATGCCAATTTGCAACAACATAAAAGTTTTTGAAACAATAGACACTCCCTTCTAAAAACCTTTCGGGGAATTTTGGTAGAAC from Ipomoea triloba cultivar NCNSP0323 chromosome 6, ASM357664v1 includes:
- the LOC116023611 gene encoding uncharacterized protein LOC116023611, with protein sequence MGMYCLLNELTTFKRRSAVKVRVVRSYTVMERRGSSEIKSKELVLHDEEATVIHACIPKDVLPKFPERFLEGSVYCFKNFYVVANWHTYKTSMHEFMLQFNHENIMKESRSENFPYHMYRPIPFHTLKSNPAIDVKQLIGKIL